The Dokdonella koreensis DS-123 genome has a segment encoding these proteins:
- a CDS encoding M12 family metallo-peptidase, which yields MLFLFNEEARRRAGGNPADCRDTAGIVAAIHQRIEDTNDAFANSGIPARIGVATVTRLNGYTLIPYNGDGRNPLLNLDNITSSLNIRAYRNAVGADVVSTLFDTQTNLGPCGIANVQRYGCTYPDATSGCDIGAQFSEWATYLDTVECTAVQIATHELGHVLGAEHHFSDVIPRDVASYPYSFGYGFSSTTNGFETIMAQRFYSDPTHYPIRLLQFSNPNINYNGVPTGNAATADNARTLRNLIPGTAAFRTRPERIFASGFDEPSVCPGITY from the coding sequence ATGCTTTTCCTGTTCAACGAGGAAGCGCGTCGGCGCGCCGGTGGAAATCCGGCCGACTGTCGGGATACCGCGGGCATCGTGGCCGCAATCCACCAGCGCATAGAGGATACGAATGATGCGTTCGCCAACAGTGGGATTCCCGCGCGAATCGGCGTGGCGACGGTGACGCGGCTGAACGGGTACACGCTGATCCCTTACAACGGCGATGGTCGAAACCCCCTCCTGAATCTTGACAACATTACTTCCAGTCTCAACATAAGGGCATATCGAAACGCAGTCGGTGCGGATGTCGTTTCCACCCTATTCGACACGCAGACGAACCTCGGCCCTTGCGGCATTGCCAATGTTCAGCGGTACGGCTGTACCTATCCGGACGCCACGTCCGGTTGCGACATTGGCGCCCAGTTCTCCGAATGGGCGACCTACCTGGATACCGTCGAATGCACAGCGGTGCAGATCGCTACGCACGAGCTTGGGCATGTGCTGGGCGCCGAACACCACTTCAGCGATGTGATTCCGCGGGATGTGGCCTCGTATCCATACTCCTTTGGTTATGGCTTCTCGTCGACAACGAATGGCTTCGAGACCATCATGGCGCAAAGGTTCTACTCCGATCCCACTCACTATCCGATTCGGCTGCTTCAGTTCTCGAATCCGAACATCAACTACAACGGCGTTCCTACCGGTAACGCAGCCACTGCCGATAACGCGCGTACGCTGCGCAACCTGATACCGGGAACCGCTGCATTCCGTACACGGCCCGAGCGCATCTTTGCAAGCGGCTTCGATGAGCCGTCGGTTTGTCCGGGAATCACCTACTAG